The Priestia aryabhattai genome contains a region encoding:
- a CDS encoding MGDG synthase family glycosyltransferase has translation MKQLKKVLFLPLLKMPSGHHQVAEALMDILERRTTNICYKKIDLLSYTNELLEKVVTGTYLKWIRYAPETYNMAYKHLFYEPPVHSFKWYHHVFAKKMEQLVKEENPDLIICTHGFPSYLLSQLKAKGKCNVPIINVYTDFFINNLWGKEEIDFHFLPSEEVKKGLRAQSEIPLQNMMVTGIPVHEEITKTRTFKHPGNRNILIAGGSSGLGNIMDFYNDLKDARHFHYFVLCGKNQKLYEEIKGWELQHVTPIPYISSRTEMNELYEQVDAIVTKPGGITVSEALRKNLPIFVHSALPGQEEVNLRYLTERNLVQELKADQSLESQLQAVLQDADKMNTLYNAITAYHKEIEAQTPEELLAVVNWILGEKQTIGLHA, from the coding sequence ATGAAACAGTTGAAAAAGGTTTTATTTTTACCTCTTCTAAAAATGCCTTCTGGCCATCATCAAGTGGCAGAGGCGTTAATGGATATATTGGAAAGAAGAACAACAAATATTTGTTATAAAAAAATAGATTTATTAAGTTATACAAACGAGCTATTAGAAAAAGTGGTCACAGGCACGTATTTGAAATGGATTCGTTATGCGCCAGAGACGTACAATATGGCATACAAACATCTCTTTTACGAACCGCCTGTTCATTCATTCAAATGGTATCATCATGTTTTTGCAAAAAAGATGGAGCAATTAGTTAAAGAAGAAAACCCGGATTTAATTATATGCACACACGGATTTCCTTCTTATTTGCTCAGCCAATTAAAAGCAAAGGGCAAGTGCAATGTTCCTATTATAAATGTCTACACGGATTTCTTTATTAATAATTTATGGGGAAAAGAAGAGATTGACTTTCACTTTCTCCCTAGTGAAGAAGTAAAAAAAGGGCTTCGTGCTCAAAGTGAAATTCCACTTCAAAATATGATGGTCACAGGGATACCGGTACATGAAGAAATAACAAAAACAAGAACTTTTAAGCATCCTGGTAACCGAAATATTTTAATTGCTGGAGGCAGCAGCGGCTTAGGCAATATTATGGATTTCTATAATGATTTAAAAGATGCTCGCCATTTTCATTACTTTGTCTTATGCGGCAAAAATCAAAAGTTATATGAAGAAATCAAGGGGTGGGAATTACAACACGTTACACCAATTCCGTACATTTCATCACGCACAGAAATGAATGAACTGTATGAACAAGTGGATGCTATTGTAACAAAACCAGGTGGTATCACGGTCAGTGAAGCTCTTCGCAAGAATTTACCGATTTTTGTTCATTCTGCTTTACCAGGTCAAGAAGAAGTGAATTTACGCTATTTAACAGAACGAAACTTAGTTCAAGAACTAAAGGCGGATCAATCGTTAGAAAGTCAACTGCAAGCAGTGTTGCAAGATGCTGATAAAATGAACACATTATATAACGCGATTACTGCTTATCATAAAGAAATCGAAGCACAAACGCCTGAAGAACTTTTAGCAGTAGTCAATTGGATTTTAGGTGAAAAGCAAACCATTGGCCTTCATGCGTAA
- the moaD gene encoding molybdopterin converting factor subunit 1: MINVLFFAAIREEAGIEQVTIDKQGITVKELKEYVQKTYKLSSLNQTMTAVNEEFVTDEEIIGTGDTVAFIPPVSGG; this comes from the coding sequence ATGATTAACGTATTATTTTTCGCTGCTATACGGGAAGAGGCTGGAATAGAGCAGGTAACAATTGATAAGCAAGGTATAACAGTGAAGGAATTAAAGGAATATGTGCAAAAAACATATAAGCTGTCCTCTCTGAATCAAACGATGACAGCAGTCAACGAAGAGTTTGTAACAGATGAAGAAATCATTGGAACGGGAGATACCGTTGCATTCATTCCGCCCGTTAGTGGAGGATAA
- a CDS encoding nitroreductase family protein → MTQTQTLNNDFQDIITGRRSIRYYDPSVKISREEMKEILTEATLAPSSVNAQPWRFLVIDSPEGKATLAPLAKFNQSQVETSAAVIAIFGDLKSEENLDEIYDKAVELGYMPQEIRDMQIPKIKAHYAAASEELNKETVLIDGGLVSMQLMLAARAHGYDTNAIGGYEKDQIAEAFGLDKERYAPVMLLSIGKAANSGYPSVRLPIEKVAEFR, encoded by the coding sequence ATGACACAAACACAAACACTAAACAATGATTTCCAAGATATTATTACAGGGCGCAGATCTATTCGTTATTACGATCCATCTGTCAAAATCAGCCGTGAAGAAATGAAAGAAATTTTAACAGAAGCGACGCTAGCTCCATCTTCTGTTAATGCACAGCCTTGGCGCTTTCTAGTAATTGATAGCCCTGAAGGAAAAGCAACATTAGCTCCGCTTGCTAAATTTAATCAATCACAAGTAGAAACATCAGCAGCTGTTATCGCGATATTCGGCGATTTAAAAAGTGAAGAAAATTTAGATGAAATTTACGATAAAGCTGTTGAACTAGGCTATATGCCACAAGAAATTAGAGATATGCAAATTCCTAAAATCAAAGCGCACTACGCAGCTGCTTCTGAAGAATTAAATAAAGAAACCGTATTAATTGACGGCGGTTTAGTATCCATGCAGTTAATGCTTGCTGCACGTGCTCATGGTTATGATACAAACGCTATCGGCGGTTATGAAAAAGATCAAATTGCCGAGGCATTCGGTTTAGACAAAGAGCGCTATGCACCGGTTATGTTACTTTCAATCGGCAAAGCAGCAAATAGCGGTTACCCGTCTGTACGTTTACCAATCGAAAAAGTAGCTGAATTTAGATAA
- a CDS encoding response regulator transcription factor, translated as MKEKILIVEDEAQIAKVLKIELEFEDYEVDVEYDGKAGLEAAISTPYDLVLLDVMLPSLSGIEVLRRLRKAEVFTPVILLTARNTTLDKVMGLDQGANDYVTKPFEIEELLARVRSCIRYRSLVGASGTKEAEAERLTISDLTINLETREVLRNNESITLTPKEYDLVVYLLTNKNKIVTREGILTNVWGYEYEGETNVIDVYIRHLRKKIDEGFSTSLIHTVRGVGYMMKEENHEDHDED; from the coding sequence ATGAAAGAGAAAATTTTAATTGTGGAAGATGAAGCGCAAATTGCGAAAGTGTTAAAAATTGAATTAGAATTTGAAGATTATGAAGTAGACGTTGAATACGATGGAAAAGCGGGGTTAGAGGCGGCAATATCCACTCCATATGACCTCGTTTTGCTCGACGTGATGCTTCCAAGCCTGAGCGGTATTGAGGTGTTAAGGAGACTTCGGAAAGCGGAAGTATTTACGCCCGTCATTTTATTAACTGCCCGAAATACGACGCTAGATAAGGTAATGGGCTTAGACCAAGGGGCTAATGATTATGTTACAAAACCATTTGAAATTGAAGAACTGTTAGCACGAGTTCGTTCTTGTATTCGCTATCGTTCACTCGTAGGAGCATCAGGAACGAAAGAAGCTGAAGCGGAGCGCTTAACGATCAGTGATTTGACCATTAATCTCGAAACAAGGGAAGTCCTAAGAAACAATGAATCCATTACGTTGACACCGAAAGAGTATGATTTAGTTGTGTATTTGCTTACGAATAAAAATAAAATTGTCACGAGAGAAGGAATTCTCACAAACGTTTGGGGCTATGAATATGAAGGAGAAACGAACGTAATTGACGTGTATATTCGCCACTTAAGAAAAAAAATAGATGAAGGTTTTTCTACTTCTCTCATTCATACGGTGCGGGGCGTAGGATATATGATGAAAGAGGAGAATCATGAAGATCACGACGAAGATTAA
- a CDS encoding molybdopterin molybdotransferase MoeA, with amino-acid sequence MREKRTPIPVGECVQRVMQYAKNRKQEIIALEEAHGRFLAEDLMADHDIPAFNRSPYDGFAVRSQDTKEASSLHPVELVVRGEIGAGSVFEHTVNAMQAVRIMTGAPIPKGCDAVAMLEVTKEYMRGNQPIVQIKRSFNSGDNISFQGEETTKGTVLASKGTYITPGVAALLATFGYSNVAVFKKPVVGLLATGSELVEVSDPVQRGKIRNSNAHMLRAQIEKAGGEVNYFGIMPDDLSQCYSAVKAALSEVDMLITTGGVSVGDYDYLPDVYKQLQAEVLFNKIAMRPGSVTTVARMEDKLLFGLSGNPTACYVGFELLARPVISAYAGKRTPHLRKEKALLGKDFLKPNPFMRFVSGRLSYREGQLIASPLSFTKSSAVSSLAHADTLIIFPGGTRGYKEGMLVDVLLLDDVLGSEWPW; translated from the coding sequence ATGAGAGAAAAGCGAACTCCTATCCCTGTCGGAGAATGCGTTCAGCGAGTGATGCAGTATGCAAAAAACAGAAAGCAAGAAATCATTGCGCTTGAAGAAGCTCACGGCAGATTTTTAGCTGAAGATTTAATGGCAGATCATGATATTCCTGCTTTTAATCGTTCTCCATATGATGGTTTTGCCGTGCGGTCACAAGATACGAAAGAAGCATCATCACTTCATCCAGTAGAACTGGTTGTTCGAGGAGAAATAGGAGCGGGTTCTGTTTTTGAACATACAGTCAACGCGATGCAGGCTGTGCGTATTATGACAGGAGCCCCTATTCCAAAAGGCTGTGATGCGGTTGCAATGCTTGAAGTAACAAAAGAATATATGAGAGGCAATCAGCCAATCGTTCAAATCAAGCGTTCGTTTAACAGCGGGGATAACATTTCTTTTCAAGGAGAAGAAACAACAAAAGGGACTGTGTTAGCTTCAAAAGGAACGTATATCACTCCAGGAGTGGCTGCTCTTCTAGCCACATTTGGCTATAGTAACGTAGCTGTCTTCAAAAAGCCTGTAGTTGGATTACTTGCAACGGGAAGTGAACTAGTGGAAGTAAGTGATCCTGTTCAGCGGGGGAAAATTCGTAATAGCAATGCTCATATGCTTCGTGCGCAAATTGAAAAAGCTGGAGGCGAAGTGAACTATTTTGGTATTATGCCCGATGATTTAAGTCAGTGCTACAGTGCGGTAAAAGCTGCGCTATCAGAAGTGGACATGCTGATTACAACGGGCGGCGTTTCAGTAGGAGACTATGATTATCTACCAGATGTGTATAAACAATTACAAGCCGAAGTTCTTTTTAATAAAATAGCGATGAGACCAGGCAGTGTAACAACAGTTGCTCGTATGGAAGACAAGCTTTTATTTGGTCTATCGGGAAATCCAACAGCGTGCTATGTCGGTTTTGAACTTCTGGCTCGTCCGGTAATCAGTGCATATGCGGGTAAAAGAACCCCTCATCTTCGGAAAGAAAAAGCTTTGTTAGGAAAGGATTTCTTAAAGCCAAACCCTTTTATGCGATTTGTATCTGGCAGGCTTTCATACAGGGAAGGACAGCTGATTGCTTCTCCATTAAGCTTTACAAAATCTAGTGCTGTTTCGTCCTTAGCTCATGCGGATACGTTAATTATATTTCCTGGAGGGACGAGAGGATACAAAGAAGGAATGCTGGTTGACGTCTTATTGCTAGATGACGTACTAGGAAGTGAATGGCCTTGGTAG
- the mobB gene encoding molybdopterin-guanine dinucleotide biosynthesis protein B has translation MALVARCTVLQVVGFQNSGKTTLVEKLIKKAKHFDIHVGSIKHHGHGGPPDSSSQLKDSHRHQQAGADVAGVEGDGILQLTADIKDWSLKKLIDFYQFFSPDVIFVEGYKKESYPKVVLIRSEEDLVLLSSLTNIICVISHVPLKKEVRRAYPMFHLQEDELYLNFLLKEVGERR, from the coding sequence ATGGCCTTGGTAGCTCGTTGCACCGTTTTACAAGTAGTCGGATTTCAAAACAGCGGTAAAACCACTTTAGTGGAAAAGTTAATTAAAAAAGCGAAACACTTCGATATACATGTAGGTTCTATCAAGCATCATGGACACGGCGGACCTCCAGATAGCAGCAGTCAGCTAAAAGACAGTCATCGTCACCAACAAGCAGGTGCCGATGTGGCAGGTGTAGAGGGAGATGGAATCCTTCAGCTTACGGCAGATATTAAAGACTGGAGCCTAAAAAAACTGATTGATTTTTATCAATTTTTCTCGCCAGATGTCATTTTTGTTGAAGGATATAAAAAGGAATCCTATCCAAAAGTAGTCTTGATTCGAAGTGAAGAAGATCTTGTTCTGCTTTCCTCTCTAACCAATATTATATGCGTGATTAGTCACGTTCCGCTTAAAAAAGAAGTGCGGCGAGCATATCCAATGTTTCATTTACAAGAAGACGAGCTTTATCTTAATTTTTTATTGAAAGAAGTGGGGGAAAGAAGATGA
- a CDS encoding molybdopterin-synthase adenylyltransferase MoeB, whose amino-acid sequence MTERYSRQQLFQPIGNKGQQQIRSKHVLVVGAGALGSASAEALVRAGIGKLTLVDRDYVEWSNLQRQQLYTEQDAQNKLPKAVAAKNRLRQINAEVKIEALVMDAQPANLENIVKTADAIIDATDNFDIRFILNDLSHKHEVPWIYGSCVGSYGTTYTIIPNVTPCLHCILKKVPVGGATCETVGIISPAVQIVAAYQINEALKILVGDVEALRHTFLTFDTWNNQHVEFKTGKMKSHECSSCGSVRTYPYLAYENQLKTEVLCGRETVQIRPSQHHLHNFDELERRLKKQGKVDRNPYLLSCQLPEQRFVIFQDGRVFIHGTNDIQFARSLYYRLLG is encoded by the coding sequence GTGACAGAACGTTATTCACGTCAGCAGCTTTTCCAGCCCATTGGAAACAAAGGGCAGCAGCAGATTAGAAGTAAGCATGTTTTAGTTGTAGGTGCAGGGGCTCTAGGCAGCGCTAGCGCAGAAGCTCTCGTGCGTGCTGGAATTGGAAAATTGACTCTTGTAGATCGCGATTATGTAGAATGGAGTAATCTACAGCGTCAGCAGCTTTATACAGAACAAGATGCGCAAAACAAACTACCTAAAGCTGTAGCAGCAAAAAATCGTTTGCGTCAAATAAATGCAGAAGTGAAGATCGAAGCGTTGGTGATGGATGCTCAGCCTGCTAATTTAGAAAATATCGTCAAAACAGCTGATGCTATCATCGATGCGACAGACAATTTCGACATCCGTTTTATTTTAAATGATTTGTCACATAAGCATGAGGTTCCTTGGATATACGGCTCATGTGTAGGGAGTTACGGCACCACTTATACTATTATCCCAAATGTAACGCCTTGCCTGCACTGCATATTGAAAAAAGTGCCTGTCGGAGGAGCAACGTGTGAGACAGTTGGAATTATCAGTCCAGCCGTTCAAATTGTTGCAGCCTATCAAATAAACGAAGCATTAAAAATTTTAGTCGGAGATGTTGAAGCCTTGCGCCACACATTTCTAACCTTTGACACCTGGAATAATCAGCACGTTGAATTTAAGACGGGTAAAATGAAAAGTCATGAATGTTCTTCTTGCGGATCGGTTCGAACATATCCGTACTTAGCGTATGAAAATCAGCTTAAAACAGAAGTTCTTTGCGGCAGAGAGACGGTTCAAATCAGACCTTCGCAGCATCATTTGCACAACTTCGATGAATTGGAAAGACGGTTAAAAAAACAGGGGAAAGTAGACCGTAACCCATATCTTCTGTCATGTCAGCTTCCAGAGCAGCGCTTTGTTATTTTTCAAGATGGCCGTGTATTTATTCATGGAACGAATGATATTCAATTTGCGAGAAGTTTATATTATCGTTTACTAGGATGA
- a CDS encoding MarR family winged helix-turn-helix transcriptional regulator encodes MSHSCSEKANVLYALQEVNKQINQKFEHCTGVSQSRLDILHQLYETGEMSQKELQQQVNIDNAAITRHLKQLEERDVVSRRKNPDDNRVTFVKLTKSGHEKIGAFRNEKARFIDEAFKDFSEEEQLLLFKMLERLKVNISAIKRS; translated from the coding sequence TTGTCACATTCATGTTCTGAAAAAGCAAATGTTCTGTATGCTCTGCAAGAAGTTAATAAACAAATTAATCAAAAGTTTGAGCATTGTACCGGTGTTAGCCAATCACGTCTTGATATTTTACATCAGCTTTATGAAACAGGTGAAATGAGTCAAAAGGAGCTTCAACAGCAAGTAAACATTGACAATGCTGCAATTACAAGACATTTAAAGCAGCTGGAAGAAAGAGATGTTGTATCACGCCGTAAAAATCCTGATGACAACCGCGTAACATTTGTAAAGCTTACGAAAAGCGGACATGAAAAAATCGGTGCATTTCGAAACGAAAAAGCTCGCTTTATTGATGAAGCATTTAAAGATTTCAGCGAAGAAGAACAGCTGCTGCTTTTCAAAATGCTTGAGCGTTTAAAAGTAAACATTTCGGCCATTAAACGGTCATAA
- a CDS encoding molybdenum cofactor biosynthesis protein MoaE — MNQHLFEVVNQPIVVDEIIKKVSRRDAGAITTFIGTVREFTKGKKTLSLEYQAYVPMAVKMLSQIGDEIQEKWPDALTAITHRIGKLDITEVAVVIAVSSPHRKAAYEANEYAIERIKQIVPIWKKEFWEDGTKWIGDQLETKEYPEGKPLKEM, encoded by the coding sequence ATGAACCAGCACTTATTTGAAGTAGTAAATCAACCAATTGTGGTAGATGAAATAATTAAAAAAGTTTCTAGAAGAGACGCGGGAGCTATTACGACATTTATTGGAACGGTGAGAGAATTTACAAAAGGCAAGAAGACGCTCTCTCTTGAATATCAAGCCTATGTGCCAATGGCAGTGAAAATGCTTAGCCAAATTGGTGACGAAATTCAGGAAAAGTGGCCCGATGCTTTGACAGCTATTACTCATCGAATCGGGAAGCTTGATATAACAGAAGTTGCAGTAGTTATTGCCGTTTCTTCTCCGCATCGCAAAGCAGCCTATGAAGCGAACGAGTATGCCATTGAACGTATTAAGCAAATTGTGCCAATTTGGAAAAAGGAATTTTGGGAAGACGGAACAAAATGGATTGGAGATCAGTTAGAAACGAAAGAATATCCTGAAGGAAAGCCATTGAAGGAGATGTAA
- a CDS encoding undecaprenyl-diphosphatase, with the protein MNSNYEVFQWINSFAGKSSAMDSVMIMITNSVPYFIMACLLLLWFSGKTERTIYHRYTALYMLFTIVLSLCINEVIHLVYYHPRPFVTHHVHKLIPHPANSSFVSDHSILVFSAAWIMWLRKNKWRSVIFIWAVISGLSRIYVGVHYPADVLGGMVIAGAVGCFIIYVSAKTAPLIQRLFWIHDVIIKRIPFLSPYTHEQISKKNHSA; encoded by the coding sequence ATGAACAGCAATTACGAAGTATTTCAATGGATTAACTCATTTGCTGGTAAATCCAGCGCAATGGATTCTGTAATGATTATGATCACGAATAGCGTTCCTTATTTTATAATGGCTTGTTTGCTTTTGCTTTGGTTCAGCGGAAAAACAGAAAGAACGATTTATCACCGTTATACGGCTTTATACATGTTGTTTACAATCGTACTTTCTCTATGTATCAATGAAGTCATTCACTTGGTGTATTACCACCCGCGTCCGTTTGTGACTCATCATGTTCATAAGCTGATTCCACACCCGGCTAATTCATCTTTTGTCAGTGACCATTCGATTTTAGTCTTTTCTGCTGCTTGGATCATGTGGTTACGAAAAAACAAATGGAGAAGCGTCATTTTTATATGGGCTGTCATTTCAGGCCTTTCACGTATTTACGTAGGCGTTCACTATCCAGCAGATGTACTTGGAGGCATGGTGATCGCGGGAGCTGTCGGATGCTTTATTATATATGTTTCAGCTAAAACAGCTCCTCTTATTCAGCGATTATTCTGGATTCACGATGTGATTATCAAGCGTATTCCGTTTCTATCTCCCTATACGCACGAACAAATTAGCAAAAAAAATCATTCAGCTTAA